From Acidimicrobiia bacterium, the proteins below share one genomic window:
- a CDS encoding DEAD/DEAH box helicase encodes MVQGQLPLDFETSISVRTRKAQQSLNEQQTELFAAPPNIDIDIYLRSPYEAIAVLGGNTERTLHWLTTIIGPPTQTRGRKTIFPTSHLAKLLTVRPPAKITLDAATLAVARTQWAHTLGLPPLHVYKKSRRLLAASKKWPHHLQVRDAPWTAVTAIIALKIPINIDPDARHLVTQKLDTANTKFAVAGLAGTAIQIQTTQPDLLENLGLPALAYAGEPGTGKYRMPLLAGHHLTTQTGIDLSPQLQKKIRQLQQKPAAVKTPPNWPWTLYPFQAKDASRGLQILETSGGVLLAGDMGSGKTTVSLALVEHLKIWPLLVVAPLAAFSTWDHQLKEIGQTYYLASDPPKTAWETIASQQHNAIIISYDRLHAFTELLETIPFSGLIADEIQRIASPNSRRSRALRQLAASIPQRIGLSGTPLQNKVEDLLPIGAFLNPGEWKPRATRKDLADIYPGDPLEAVAEHLATMMVRRKIGDTGVKLPGKTVRRVLVPLTPNQRQALEALQNEAQEELDNNETTRIHIFAKLMKMRQIVSCPSAAGVPGPNPKVETAIDLAAEFAQMGRKTVLFTANRQTWKELQQQAQTAGLGTVGIWGSSTVAERLDAEKQFHTNPKVDVFIGTLQSCAESLTLSPTGTAWITCDYLYNPAALAQAEARVYRLNQTNNVDIIYLHATSTNGTIDDRYAEILAEKTQLISQIVDREQHIDTTQIHPSFGDLVFLLTGQRNTQIDQIEKDRKNETARAKQLKTHAKNTAHRHQNRNKNTDIEDDCMYLLDTETPDAHTQCDITTPEEHFTDFEP; translated from the coding sequence ATGGTACAAGGGCAGCTACCCCTCGATTTTGAAACATCAATATCTGTACGGACCCGTAAAGCCCAACAAAGCCTTAACGAACAACAAACAGAACTGTTCGCTGCGCCGCCAAACATTGACATCGACATATATCTACGTTCACCCTATGAAGCAATAGCGGTCCTAGGTGGAAACACAGAACGCACACTGCACTGGTTAACAACCATCATAGGTCCCCCAACACAAACAAGGGGACGTAAAACAATCTTCCCAACAAGCCACCTAGCAAAACTGTTAACAGTACGACCCCCCGCCAAAATCACATTAGATGCCGCCACCCTCGCCGTGGCTCGCACCCAATGGGCCCACACCCTAGGACTACCCCCACTCCACGTATACAAAAAATCACGGAGACTTTTAGCAGCATCAAAAAAATGGCCCCACCACCTACAAGTCAGAGACGCCCCCTGGACAGCAGTCACCGCGATCATTGCCCTAAAAATACCGATAAATATCGACCCTGACGCACGACACCTAGTAACACAAAAACTAGACACCGCCAACACCAAATTTGCGGTAGCCGGACTAGCAGGCACAGCTATCCAAATACAAACCACCCAACCCGACCTTCTAGAAAACCTAGGACTCCCAGCCCTTGCCTACGCAGGAGAACCCGGCACCGGAAAATATCGGATGCCGCTACTAGCCGGCCACCACCTAACCACCCAAACAGGAATCGACCTATCACCACAGTTACAAAAGAAAATAAGGCAACTACAACAAAAACCAGCAGCCGTAAAAACACCGCCCAACTGGCCCTGGACCCTCTACCCGTTCCAAGCCAAAGACGCCTCCCGAGGACTCCAAATCTTAGAAACAAGCGGCGGAGTGCTCCTAGCAGGAGACATGGGATCTGGTAAAACAACCGTTAGCCTCGCACTAGTAGAACACCTAAAAATCTGGCCACTACTTGTCGTAGCGCCCCTAGCAGCATTCTCAACGTGGGACCACCAACTAAAAGAAATAGGTCAAACCTATTATTTAGCGTCAGACCCCCCAAAAACAGCGTGGGAAACTATAGCGTCCCAACAACACAACGCCATCATCATTTCCTATGACCGTCTCCACGCCTTCACCGAGCTACTAGAAACAATACCTTTTAGTGGGCTAATAGCAGACGAAATACAAAGAATCGCGTCACCAAACTCGCGACGCTCAAGAGCGTTACGACAACTTGCTGCATCAATACCCCAACGAATAGGACTATCAGGAACCCCCCTCCAAAACAAAGTAGAAGACCTCCTACCCATCGGGGCATTCCTAAACCCAGGAGAATGGAAACCACGTGCAACCCGCAAAGACCTAGCCGACATCTACCCCGGAGACCCGCTCGAAGCAGTAGCAGAACACCTAGCGACCATGATGGTACGCAGAAAAATAGGTGACACCGGTGTGAAACTACCCGGCAAAACAGTAAGACGGGTCCTGGTCCCACTCACCCCCAACCAACGCCAAGCCCTCGAAGCGTTACAAAACGAAGCCCAAGAAGAACTCGACAACAACGAAACAACCCGGATCCATATCTTCGCGAAACTCATGAAAATGAGACAAATCGTTTCCTGCCCATCCGCAGCAGGTGTCCCAGGCCCAAACCCCAAAGTAGAAACCGCTATCGACCTAGCAGCCGAGTTCGCTCAAATGGGCCGCAAAACAGTCCTATTCACCGCCAACCGGCAAACCTGGAAAGAACTCCAACAACAAGCACAAACCGCTGGGCTAGGAACCGTTGGCATTTGGGGCTCATCAACCGTAGCGGAACGACTAGACGCAGAAAAACAGTTCCACACAAACCCCAAAGTTGACGTGTTCATCGGCACCTTACAATCCTGTGCCGAGTCGTTAACACTTTCCCCCACAGGCACCGCCTGGATCACCTGCGACTACCTGTACAACCCAGCTGCGCTCGCCCAAGCCGAAGCCCGAGTATACCGGCTAAACCAAACCAACAATGTTGATATCATCTACCTTCACGCCACCAGCACCAACGGCACAATAGATGACCGCTACGCTGAAATCCTAGCCGAAAAAACACAACTAATCTCACAAATAGTTGACCGGGAACAACACATAGACACAACCCAAATACACCCCTCGTTCGGTGACCTAGTGTTCCTTTTAACCGGCCAACGAAACACCCAAATCGACCAAATCGAAAAAGACCGGAAAAACGAAACCGCCCGAGCTAAACAACTCAAAACCCACGCCAAAAACACAGCCCACCGCCACCAAAACCGCAACAAAAACACCGACAT